The nucleotide window AACAGGAAGTACCTCATGGTTGGATTTGACCTAATAAGGGGAGTTCTCCTATTCTTCGTCCTCTTCTTCAACCTCCTAGAGCTTGAGCAACTCCTTGTTATTCAGGTTATAATGTCGATATTCGGTTCTTTCTTTGCCGCTGGAACGTCTGGCATGTTCCCAGACTTGGTGCCGAAGGATAGGCTTATGCAGGCTAATTCCATCCTCCAAATGGGAACCCAAGTTATAAACATTGTAAGTCCAGTAATTGGTGGAGCCATATACGGGCTCGGAGGGATCAAGGCCGCGATCTTCATAAATGCAATAAGCTTCTTTGGCTCTGGTCTCTTCGAGATCTCGATAAGGTACGAGTGGAAAGGAAAAGGGGAGAAATTCGCAATACTCAGGGAGTTTTTAGACGGTATAAAGTTAATAAAATCCTCAAAACCCTTGCTAATCCTGGGTTCCCTATCTATAATCTTGAATGCCCTCTTCAGCCCGCTCTTCGCCATCGTGTTTCCTTACATAGTTAGGGTCGTGTTAAGGCTATCCTCTATTCAGTTCGGAAGCGTGCAAACAGCATTAACCCTCGGAATGCTCCTCGGAAACTTAATAATAGCCAGTATCCTTAAGAACTCGGCCGGTAAACACTTCATGAAGGCTATACTTATTCAAGAGCTGTTCATCCTAATTGTCCCATTTACCCCAAAGCTCAGCTATCCCAGGAATTACCTGGTTATATTGACGAGTGCATTCGCGATTGGATTCTTCAACGTCCTCGTTAACATCCCAATAATGACGAAGCTACAAACGATAGTCCCAAGAGAGTACAGGGCTAGATTCTTTTCCACGCTGGAAACACTATCCATGGGAGCCACTCCCCTTGGAATGATCATAGTTGGCCCTACAATAGATAAGCTCGGCTACTTCAGTGTTTCGATAACTCTAACGATCGTTGGAATAGCAATT belongs to Pyrococcus abyssi GE5 and includes:
- a CDS encoding MFS transporter, coding for MTKLGRDFWLFAVGRWISIAGWAIQDVAIPLYVLDKTGSGTMMSLFVMAELIPRILVNPIAGVIGDRYNRKYLMVGFDLIRGVLLFFVLFFNLLELEQLLVIQVIMSIFGSFFAAGTSGMFPDLVPKDRLMQANSILQMGTQVINIVSPVIGGAIYGLGGIKAAIFINAISFFGSGLFEISIRYEWKGKGEKFAILREFLDGIKLIKSSKPLLILGSLSIILNALFSPLFAIVFPYIVRVVLRLSSIQFGSVQTALTLGMLLGNLIIASILKNSAGKHFMKAILIQELFILIVPFTPKLSYPRNYLVILTSAFAIGFFNVLVNIPIMTKLQTIVPREYRARFFSTLETLSMGATPLGMIIVGPTIDKLGYFSVSITLTIVGIAISVYYWLRYSRILKL